The following DNA comes from Marinilactibacillus sp. Marseille-P9653.
ACCGTTTCTACCTCGATAGAAGGAGGAGATGTACTCGTATTGAGTGACGATGTTTTAGCAATCGGTATTTCCCAGAGAACTTCGGGGCTTGCTATTGAAGAACTGGCACGAACTTTGTTCGAAAAGCATGCGACCTTCTCAAAAGTTGTTGCGATTGAAATCCCTAGAGTCCGGGCAATGATGCACCTGGACACGGTTTTTACAATGATTGATAAAGATAAATTTACAATTCATCCAGGAATTCAGGGACTTGATGGTAAAATGTCTGTTTATATCCTAGAACCCGGCAAGTCAGACGGTGATATCCACTTAACACAACATTCAGACTTGACTGAAGTGCTTAAACAAGTTTTAAATTTATCTGAAATTGCCTTGATTCCTTGTGGAGGTGGCGATGCTATCGCTGCGCCTCGAGAGCAATGGAACGATGGATCAAACACTTTAGCGATAGAACCAAGTGTAGTCGTCACATATAATCGTAATTATGTTTCAAATGATCTTATGAGAGAACACGGTGTTAAAGTATTGGAAATTCCTTCAAGTGAGTTATCAAGAGGACGGGGCGGACCTAGATGTATGAGTATGCCTTTAAATAGAGATTGATTAATAAAAACCATCTTAGCGTTACCTTATAAGGTAGTCTAAGATGGTTTTCTTTTGCGATTTTAAACTTGTTTTTTTCCGTCTTTAGTGTATGAGATAACATTGGATTCTTTGTTCTCTGCAATTTCTTTGGCGCGATTTGTAGCATCCTTTTTTGTTTCAAACGTGGAATCAGGTCTTTTTGCTTTTTTTGTCCGAACTTTCCATTCATTTTCTTCGAAGTACACCAGTACATCATTGTCTAATAAATCAGCGTTTCCAGTGTGTTCATGGTCGTCGTCTTTTTTCGGTTTCTGTTCGGAATCAAAAGCTTTTATTTCATCCTGATCTGACTTTTCATACCATTCTTCTGCTTGGCTTATAGCGATTGGTATGGCACGATCTTCTGGGTAATCATTGTCCAATAAGGCGTTAGCAATATCAATAGCTTTTTTGCGTACGACATTTTTTAAATTTTTCATAGCGTCTGGGTAGTCTTTAGTATCCCATGGCATACAAATCATCCTTTCATATTTTCTGTTTTCGTTATATCATGAATATAGAATTAACACGAATATTTAGACTTCATGTTTTAGAGTAATATGAAGTAAAACAAGTAAAAGAGGTTACTATGAAAAAGATAGAAAAATCAGCTCATTTCCTAAGAGAAAATAGTGCATTATTTCAATGTCCGGTATGTCAGGATGATTTCCTAGAAGTGAATAGCCATCAAATGATTTGTATTCAAGGTCATTCATTCAATCTTTCAAAAAAAGGAACGGTTCATTTCCTTTTGAAACAGCCGCACAATGATTATGGTAGTGAAATGCTTAAATCTAGAAGAATCATTGCCCAAGACGGGCTTTGGCATCCAATGCTACAAGAAGTCTTTCAGACTGTTTCAAAAAAAGATGGTGTTCACCTAGATGTTGGCTGTGGAGAAGGTTCTCATCTTCACCATTTACATGAAATGGGATTAGAGGGTCTAAAAATTGGTTTTGATATTTCTAAAGATGCCATACAGCTAGCAGCTGCTTTATACACTGAAGCATTCTGGAGTGTGGCTGACTTGGCTCGATCACCTTTTGCATCTAATGCTTACGATACCATCTTCAACATTCTTTCTCCGTCAAATTATAGTGAATTTGATCGATTGTTGAAAAAAGGCGGTCAGGTTATTAAAGTTATTCCATCAGAGCGTTATCTTATTGAGGTAAGAGAATTAACGGGGAATGACGAGAAACCTTATTCTAATCAAGACGTAGTAGAAAAATTTTTTGATCACTATCCAGGTGCTGAAAAAATCAGTATCCAATACAAACATGATTTGAAACCATCTCTTGCTCCATTGTTGGTTGAAATGACTCCACTAGGATGGAATGCAGCTGAACAAATAGATTTGAAAGGTCTGAAAAGTGTGACGGTTGAAATGGAAATATTAGTTGGTACGAAAGCGTAATGTTGAGAAAAAAATGATTGAATGGATTTTTTGTAAACCTATTTACAAAAAGTTCACAATATTGTTGAACTTTACCTTAATTTCGAGATTAATTCCGCCAGTACCTTGCATTCGCTATATTCCAGTGTTATCATATGAAACATAAGCTGATTTGATTCATTGGTTTTTATCAGTCACCCCATCAGAAGCTGATAAAAAAATGTGAAATAGCAACAGCTTAATTAACGTATCGCTTCGCAGTGCTTGACACCGAGGCGATACGTTTTTTTGTGTAATGAATTTTACATTATGATGTTTAAGTTCAAGGGAAAATAAGTTATAATTTATACCGATTACCCATTATGAAAGGAGGTACCCATAATGACTTTAGCGCTTAAAGAAAAAATACAATTGAAGGCTCAAGAAATTGGAATAGATAAAATTGGATTCACACATGCAGAGCCCTTTTATGACCTAGAAGATAAATTACATAAACAAAAAGAAAAAGGTCATACGTCCGGCTTTGAACATGATGTAATTGAAGAACGGATCTATCCTGATAGAATTTTTTCTGAGCCTAAGTCCATTATTGCGATAGCTGTAGCTTATCCTTCAAAGATGGGTACCAAGCCTCCGAGAGTCAAAGGGGAGAGACGTGGGGAATTTGCTCGAGCGTCATGGGGAACGGATTATCACGATGTACTAAGAGACCGAATGGATCGCTTAATTGAGTACATTCGAGAAGAGACAAGCTCAGAAACTGAATTCAAGCCAATGGTCGATACTGGTGAACTAGTCGACGTTGCAGTAGCTCAAAGAGCAGGACTTGGATTTATCGGTAGAAATGGATTGCTGATCACAAAAGAGTTTGGATCATACGTATATCTAGGTGAAATTATTACAAATATTGAATTTGATCCCGATGAAGAGGTCGCTTTCGGCTGCGGGGACTGTACACGATGTGTAACGGCTTGTCCTACTGGAGCGTTACTCGGAGACGGGCGGATGAATGCTCAGAAATGTCTTTCTTTCCAGACTCAGACCAAAGGTTACATGCCCAAAGAGTATCGTCGCAGAATGGGTCATGTCATTTATGGATGTGATATCTGTCAGATTGTATGTCCATATAATAAAGGGATTGATTCTCATTTTCATGAAGAAATGGAACCTGAACCCGAAAAAACAATGCCATTATTAAAACCTTTACTAACCATATCTAACAAAGAATTCAAAGAGACTTATGGAGAAATGGCAGGTTCTTGGAGAGGGAAGAAGCCTCTGCAAAGAAATGCGATTATCGCATTAGCCAATTACCGTGACCGTACAGCAATCCCAGAGTTACTGAAAGTGGTTGATCAAGATCCACGTCCAATGATCAGAGGAACGGCTGCCTGGGCAATTTCCATGATTTTGAAAAGGGAAGCGAATCCCGATGTCATCTTTTTCCTTGAAGAAGCTCTAGCTAAAGAAACGGATCCAGAAACAATCGAAGAATTCACTACAGCAATCGCTTCAATGAAGGAAAATCTGTAAAACATAATATATATTTTTACGAATTAAGGAGATAATGAAATGCCCAATCATATCGTATTATATGAACCACTGATACCAGCGAACACAGGTAATATTTCCAGAACATGCGCAGGTACAAATACGCACTTACATTTGATCAAACCGCTAGGGTTTAGTACCGAAGATAAACAATTAAAACGAGCAGGACTCGATTACTGGAACGAAGTTGAAATTACTTATCATGAAAATTTGGAAGCCTTTATTGAGTATGCAAAGAATGGGAAGTTCTATCTGATTTCTAAATTTGCGAATAAGGTTTATTCAGATGAAGACTTCACGGATACAACTCAAGACCACTTTTTTATCTTTGGAAAAGAAACAACGGGTTTACCAGAAGCATTTATGAAAGAATATGAGGAAGATTGTTTGCGTATTCCAATGAATGACCAACATGTGAGGTCGTTGAATTTATCTAATACAGCGAATATTTTAATTTATGAAGCACTTAGACAACAAAAGTTTTTGAATCTTGAATTGACGCACACTTATGAAAATGACAAATTGAAGTAAGAAAAAAAGACTTTCCAGTTGGAAAGTCTTTTTTCATTACATTTTATCAGGTGTTTCGACCCCTAATATAGTAAGGTCTTGTTTCAATAGTTCTGTAACAGCGTAGACAAGGGCAAGTCTTGATTCTTTTTCTGGATGTTCATCCAACACTCGCACGTTAGCATAAAACTTGTTGAAAGCCTGGGATAAATGAATCGAATGTTTAGCAATAATAGAAGGCTCATATTGTTTGTAAGCACGAATCAAAGTTTCAGGGAATTCTTGAATCAGTTTAACGACTTCCCAGCTATAAGAGTCAGTTAAGCTATATTGTTCAGAAGAAGAGAACGATTCTTTTTCTGCTTTTTTAAGGATACTCAAACCGCGTGCACGAGTGTATTGCACATAAGGTCCTGTTTCTCCTTCAAATTGAACAACTTCTTCAATCGTGAAGTCAAAATTATTTAAACGGTCATTTTTAAGGTCATGGAAGACAACTGCACCAACACCAACTTGCTCGGCCACAACTTCTTTGTTTTCAAGTGAAGGATTTTTGTCTTCAATTTGTTGAAGTGCTAGGCTCGAAGCTTCATTTAACACTTCTTCTAGAAGAACGACTTTACCTTTTCTGGTTGATAACTTTTTACCGTCTTTAGTAATTAGACCAAATGGAATATGATGGATATTTTCAGCCCATTCATAACCCATCTCCGTAAGAACGCCTTTTAATTGTTTGAAGTGATTTGATTGTTCTTGACCAACGACATAAAGGGCTTGAGAGAAGTCATAGTTTTCTTTACGGTAAAGTGCAGCTGCTAAGTCTCTGGTCATATACAGCGTTGCACCATCAGATTTTTTAATAAGGGCAGGGTTTAGATTATATTTTTCAAGATCAACAATATGTGCACCTTGATTCAGCGTTAATAGATTTTTCTTGTCTAACAACGAAACAACCGAATCCATTTTATCATTATAAAAAGCTTCACCTTTATAAGAATCAAACTGAATATTCAAGCGATCATAAACTTTTTGAAATTCAGCTAATGATTCTTCTCTAAACCATGTCCATAGGGAAATCGCTTCTTCGTTACCATCTTCTAGCTTTTTAAACCAAGCACGGCCTTCATCTTCAAGTTCAGGATGTTCTTCAGCTTCTTCATGGAATAAGACATATAATCTTAACAATTCTTTGATTGGGTTTGCTCGAACGTCTTCTTCAGTACCCCATTTTTTGTATGCAGAGATGAGTTTACCGAATTGAGTTCCCCAGTCACCAAGGTAATTAATGCGTACAGGGTTATAACCAACTCTAGATAAAATATTTGATAAAGCATTACCAATAACAGTAGATCTTAAGTGGCCCATTGACATCGGTTTGGCAATGTTAGGGGAAGACATATCGATAGGAACATTTTGCCCGTTACCGATATTGACTGCACCGTAGTGTTCCTTCTGTTCAAGTATTTCTTTTAGAACAAGCTGACTAACTTGATCTTTTTTCAAAAAGAAGTTCAAGTAAGGACCGACTGTTTGAACCTTTTCAATAATTGGTGAAGACACTTGATCTTGTAATTCAGCAGCGATTTGTGCTGGATTCTTTCGGAAAAGTTTAGCAAGTTGAAAAGTTGGGAAAGCTAAATCTCCATGTTCAACCATTTTTGGTTTTTCTAAAAGTTGATTGATTTCGTTTAATTCTAATTGATCTTTTAAGACGTCGTGTAGCGACTGGGCTACAAGCAATTTATAATCCAAAAAAATCCTCCTAATTTATATTGTCCTATTTAATGGTTCAACGTATAATCATTAACTATTCACTTAATTCAGATGAATTATAGTAGTAAACACCTATTTTTACGTTTATGCATAAGCATTTGTATTATAGCAAAGCTAGATACCGCTAGCAACAGTATTCGGTACAGAGTTGATTAGAAAGCGTTTTAATACAAATATAGTGAATTTCTATACGTAATCAGTTATAGTAGATAGTATCGAAGTATCTTAAAAATGTACAAGTGGGAGTGACTTTATGAAAAAATCTGAACGACAAATGATGATTAAACAGATGGTGTTAAACGAAGAGATCGGAACACAAGACGATTTGTTGATTAGACTTAAAGATAAAGGTCTTGAAGCAACTCAAGCAACGATTTCTCGAGATATAAAAGAATTGAATTTAGTTAAAACACCTAGCTCTAGAGGCGGAACCAAATATACGATTTATCAAAACAATCAACTCACAATAGAAGATAAACTGTCTTCTACTTTGAAAGAAGTTGTTGAATCGATTACCCGAGTACAATTTATGAATGTAGTAAAGACTATTCCAGGGAATGCGCATGTAGTGGGTGCTTTAATGGATGATATTGATTTTTCCGAAGTAGTGGGTACGGTTGCAGGCAACGATACAATTATGATCATTTCAAAAGATGAAGAACATGCCACAAATATGTATCAATACCTTTCAAAAAGAGCGAATTTACTTAATAGATAGACTATCCATCTTTATATTTGAACAAATAAAAAATAACAAGCGCTATTATTTGTATTATCTGTATATCCTTATAAAATTTGAAAGTGTAAGTACTCAATGCATACTTATTCTATAGAGGAGGATATACGATTATGGAAGAAAAAGATTTAAAAATTGCTCATAATATGATGAAATTAAAGTTAAAGAAATTAGCGGAACAGGTCATTGTAATCACTGGTACGTCAAGTGGGATAGGTTTGGCTACTGCTAGAATGGCAGCAGATAACGGAGCTCGTTTGGTCCTCGTTTGGTCCTCGTTTCACGAAATGAAGAAGCTTTAAAAACTCTCGTCGAAGAACTTGAGGAGAAGGGTCAGAAAGCCATATACGTAAAAGCAGACGTTGGCGTTGAAGAGGATGTAAAACGGGTTGCTGAAGAAGCCATAGCAGCGTTCGGACGCTTCGATACATGGGTCAATAATGCCGGCGTTTCTATTTTTGGTCATGCCATTGATGTAACAATACCAGATATGAAAAAAGTATTTGATACTGTCTACTGGGGAGTCGTTTATGGCTCTAGAGAAGCTGTAAATCATTTTAAAAAAATCGAGAAGAACCGGGTGCGTTAATTAACGTGGGAAGTCTTTTTGGAGATAGAGGAACTACTGTACAATCAACCTATTCTGCTGCAAAATTTGCTGTCCATGGCTGGACTGAAAATCTTAGAATGGAGGCAGAAAAAGACCGGATACCTGTATCTGTCACATTGATTCATCCTGGACGAATCGATACACCCTATAATGAACATGCTCAAAGCTATTTAGAAAAGCAACCAGGTCATAGAGGGATGATTTATCCTCCAGAAGCTGTAGCGGAAGCCATTCTTTTTGCTGCTGAGCATCCAAAAAGAGATATGTTTGTCGGGGGACAAGCAAAACTATTGAGTATTTTGGGTAAAGGATTTCCTAGACTAATGGATAAAATAGAAGAATATTATGCATATCCAACACAACATATTAGCAAACCTTCAATATTAGCAAACCTTCAAAACCAAAAGACGATAGTGCTTTACACAAAGCTGGATACGGCATGCATGAGCGCGGTACAAGCGAAGGTTGGAGAAGAAAATCAAGCCTTTATGTAAAAGCCTCTAAACATTCTGTACTCTCAACAGTAGTATTAGGAAGCGTAGCCTCACTGCTCATGGATTAATCAAAAAAAAATAATGATAAAAAAAGGTCAGAGAGTTTGAGGAATAAATTCCTACTCTCTGACCTTTCTTGTTTTTATTTTTCTGGATTCCAAACCCATTGATGTCCTAGTTTTTCCAAAAGCATGTCCGCTTCATCCGGTCCCATTGTTCCGGCTTCATATTTAGCAGGATTTTCAGAGTCCTTATCCCATGCTTCACGGATAGAGTCGACGTATTTCCAAGAATTCGAAACTTCTTCCCAGTGAGCAAAATGCGTTCTGTCCCCATTCAAACCATCTAAAATCAGCTTTTCATAAGCTTCAGGGCTTTCCTGAATGGTTCCTTCAGTTCTAAGATGATCAAATTGCATTGTTGTCGTATCCATACTCATTCCGATTTTTTTCTCGTTTAATTGAATAGAAAATCCTTCGCTCGGTCCAAGATACATCGTGATGACGTTAGCATCTGTAGACTTGTCAGTGTAAAGAGAGTGGGTAGTTTTTTTGAATACTACGTTGATTTGAGCTTCTTTTTTAGTCATTCTTTTTCCAGTTCTTATATAGATTGGAACACCTGACCAGCGATCATTTTCGATTTCGATTTTACCGGCTACATACGTTTCAGTTGTTGAATCTTCAGAAACATTTTCTTCTTCTAAATAGCCTTGTAGAGACTTTTTGTCAGAGTGAGTATATTGCGCACGTACAAAGTTATCCTTAACGTCTTGAGGGGATAAAGCTTTAAGTGATTCTAAAACATTCATTTTTTTCTCTCTAATTTCATCTGAATTAAAAGAATGGGGTGCTTCCATTGTCAACAGACTGAAAATCTGCATAATATGATTTTGAACCATATCTCTTAAAGCACCACTTTTATCATAATAACCAGCACGTTCTTCGACGCCTAATTCTTCGCTTAATGTAATTTGAATATTTGAAATGAACTGATTATTCCATACTTGTTCGATCATTGGGTTCGCAAATCGGAAAGCTAATATATTTTGTACCATTTCTTTGCCAAGGTAATGATCGATTCGGTATAGATCCTCTGGTTCGAAAGCTTCTAATATTTCATCATTCAATGCTTTAGAGCTCTCATAGTCTGTTCCGAAAGGTTTCTCAATAATAACTCTATTAAATCCTTTGTCATTTACCAAATTCTGACTTTTCAGATGATTCGTTATCGTTCCAAAGAAGTCGGGGGACATGGATAAGTAAAAAATTCTATTTCCACCAATCTCGTATTTTTCATCAAGTTTATTGGATAATTCTCTCAAAGTGTCATAGTGTTCCGTATCTTTAACGTTATGAGACTGATAGTAAAAATGTTGAGAAAATGTCTCTATTTGTTCTTCAGATCCACCGATATTTTCCACTGAATCTCTAACGATTTCCTGATAATGTTCATCCGACCAGTCACGTCTAGCAGTACCAATAACTGCAAAATTTTCTTCTAAAAATCCTTTAGTATATAATCGATATAGTGAAGGATATAATTTACGCTGGGCAAGATCCCCAGTACCTCCAAAAATAATGAAGAGTGCTTTATTTGCTTGAGACATACATTCCCTCTTTTCTACTTATACATTCATGTATAAAGGTTACTGTATTCTATTTTACTTTTTGTTCCTAGTTCTAGCAACTGTATTGTAGCAGTTCGAGTAAAATAAGTTAAATACAAAGATAAAAATATATGATTACGTTATAACAACAAGTTTTAAAGCTAGTCTGTAATTCAAAATTAAAAAACTCTCATCAAACTAATAAATCGTCTTTAAATTCATCGGAAATGTGCCAAATATAAGGAAAAATAATGAGAATGATGGCATAAATCTAGATTGCATTAAAGACGTTTGGTACAATATCAAAGACTTAAAGAAAGAGGCGATAAAATGACACACCCATTTGAACAATATAATATGAAAGATTTCTTGATAGAAGCGATAAAAGAAATTGGTTTTGATGAACCAACTGAAATTCAGAAAAAAGTCATCCCAGAAGTAAAAAAAGGGAGAGACATTATTGGTCAGTCACAAACAGGTTCAGGTAAAACACATGCCTTCCTTCTGCCATTATTCAATAAAATCGTTCCCGAACATGAACAAGTACAAGTTGTGATTACGGCTCCTAGTAGAGAGCTATCTGATCAGTTGTTTCAAGCAGCTAGTCAATTAGCAGAACACTCGGAACAAGAAATCATTGTACAACAATTCATTGGTGGAACGGATAAACAACGACAAATCGATAAGCTTGCTCAAAAACAACCCCATGTTGTTATTGGTACCCCTGGACGACTGTTTGATCTAATTAACCAGAACGTTCTATTGACGCATACAGCAAACTACATGGTTGTCGATGAAGCTGATATGACACTCGACATGGGATTTTTGGAAGAAGTAGATCAAATCGCTGCGCGTCTTCCTGAAAAAGGGCAGATGCTTGTATTTTCGGCTACAATTCCGCAATCATTACAGCCATTCCTTAAAAAATATATGAAGAGTCCTATTGAAATTAAAGTTGAAAATCAGCAGATTATTTCAGATACCGTGGAAAACTGGTTGATTTCAACAAAAGGTAAACAACGAGTTAATGTGATTCACGAATTGTTAACGATTGGTCAACCTTATTTGGCTTTAGTATTTGCAAACACTAAAGATAGAGTAGATGAGATTGCAAAAGGTCTTAGAGATAAGGGTCTTGATGTGGCTGTTGTTCACGGTGGCATTTCTTCTCGTGAACGAAGAAGAGTCATGAGACAGATTCAAAATCTTGACTATCAATATGTAGTTGCCTCAGATCTTGCTGCTAGAGGGATAGACATCAAAGGTGTTTCTCACGTTATTAATGCTGAGATTCCTCATGAATTAGATTTCTTTATTCACCGTGTCGGTAGAACTGGCCGTAATGGTATGGACGGGATAGCCGTTACCCTTTATTCTCCAGGAGAAGAAAAAGAAATTGAAACATTAGAAAGTATGGGGATTACTTTCCAGCCTAAAGAAATCAAAAATGATGAAGTACTGGATACACATGACCGTAATCGAAGAGATCAGAGAAAAGATCAAAATAGCAAAGAATCTTTTGACTCAGAAATTCATGGTATGCGTAAAAAAGCTAAAAAGAATGTTAAACCTGGATATAAGAGAAAAATCGAGCGTAAAAAAGAAGAGAAAAGAAAGAAAGCTAGAAAATTAATGCAAAACAACCGTAAAGGTCGTAAGTAAGTTTCTAGAAAAAAACACAATCTTACTAGTATCTTAAGCAGATACCAGTGAAGATTGTGTTTTTTATTATGTCTTAGCTTCTTTTTTAGGAGACGCTGTCTTTTTCATATCTTTTACTGCCAGATAGAATATAAACAAGGATAAACCAATTTTTAATTCAAACGCATATACCGTAACTATATTGAATAAAGAGGATAGTTCTATAGCAATCGTTGGAAGAACAGATGCCATTATAGCCATTCTCAAGTTCTGCTTGAACATTAACCCAGAGCGCAGGAGCTTAGAAAAAAGATTTGCAAATAAGAGAATAAATAGCAATTCAAAAATTTCAATAAATCCAATACCAATATAACTAATTACGAAGGTGAAGGCATAAGTCAAGAACGAAAAAGAACCTAAACCATTCAAAAGAACTTTGACGGATTCACTATCAAGCGATTCTAATTGTTCATACGAGGTATCAACACCATAACCTAAGAAGCTTAGATAGAAAGTATCTTTCAGTAATCCAATACCTACAGGGACATTCAGACGAGTTAGGTTTTGATCAATCTCTTCGGAATTCATTTGATCGTTAGGATCAAAGAATAAAAGAAAAGAATTTGTTTGATAAATAGAAGCATCCGTTTCTGAAGTCATTAATTCACCATCAGTAATATTAAATTCAGGAAGTTCACTAGCAATTTCCTGTCCGTCTTTTTGAATAGATTGTAATATCGGG
Coding sequences within:
- a CDS encoding DUF2188 domain-containing protein, which codes for MPWDTKDYPDAMKNLKNVVRKKAIDIANALLDNDYPEDRAIPIAISQAEEWYEKSDQDEIKAFDSEQKPKKDDDHEHTGNADLLDNDVLVYFEENEWKVRTKKAKRPDSTFETKKDATNRAKEIAENKESNVISYTKDGKKQV
- a CDS encoding DUF1189 domain-containing protein, whose amino-acid sequence is MIDYLKYSIFNPKKIHRAKNMKKRQIAQLVAILTLFITLISIVRVVPILQSIQKDGQEIASELPEFNITDGELMTSETDASIYQTNSFLLFFDPNDQMNSEEIDQNLTRLNVPVGIGLLKDTFYLSFLGYGVDTSYEQLESLDSESVKVLLNGLGSFSFLTYAFTFVISYIGIGFIEIFELLFILLFANLFSKLLRSGLMFKQNLRMAIMASVLPTIAIELSSLFNIVTVYAFELKIGLSLFIFYLAVKDMKKTASPKKEAKT
- a CDS encoding SDR family NAD(P)-dependent oxidoreductase, producing the protein MGSLFGDRGTTVQSTYSAAKFAVHGWTENLRMEAEKDRIPVSVTLIHPGRIDTPYNEHAQSYLEKQPGHRGMIYPPEAVAEAILFAAEHPKRDMFVGGQAKLLSILGKGFPRLMDKIEEYYAYPTQHISKPSILANLQNQKTIVLYTKLDTACMSAVQAKVGEENQAFM
- a CDS encoding DEAD/DEAH box helicase, which translates into the protein MTHPFEQYNMKDFLIEAIKEIGFDEPTEIQKKVIPEVKKGRDIIGQSQTGSGKTHAFLLPLFNKIVPEHEQVQVVITAPSRELSDQLFQAASQLAEHSEQEIIVQQFIGGTDKQRQIDKLAQKQPHVVIGTPGRLFDLINQNVLLTHTANYMVVDEADMTLDMGFLEEVDQIAARLPEKGQMLVFSATIPQSLQPFLKKYMKSPIEIKVENQQIISDTVENWLISTKGKQRVNVIHELLTIGQPYLALVFANTKDRVDEIAKGLRDKGLDVAVVHGGISSRERRRVMRQIQNLDYQYVVASDLAARGIDIKGVSHVINAEIPHELDFFIHRVGRTGRNGMDGIAVTLYSPGEEKEIETLESMGITFQPKEIKNDEVLDTHDRNRRDQRKDQNSKESFDSEIHGMRKKAKKNVKPGYKRKIERKKEEKRKKARKLMQNNRKGRK
- the zwf gene encoding glucose-6-phosphate dehydrogenase — protein: MSQANKALFIIFGGTGDLAQRKLYPSLYRLYTKGFLEENFAVIGTARRDWSDEHYQEIVRDSVENIGGSEEQIETFSQHFYYQSHNVKDTEHYDTLRELSNKLDEKYEIGGNRIFYLSMSPDFFGTITNHLKSQNLVNDKGFNRVIIEKPFGTDYESSKALNDEILEAFEPEDLYRIDHYLGKEMVQNILAFRFANPMIEQVWNNQFISNIQITLSEELGVEERAGYYDKSGALRDMVQNHIMQIFSLLTMEAPHSFNSDEIREKKMNVLESLKALSPQDVKDNFVRAQYTHSDKKSLQGYLEEENVSEDSTTETYVAGKIEIENDRWSGVPIYIRTGKRMTKKEAQINVVFKKTTHSLYTDKSTDANVITMYLGPSEGFSIQLNEKKIGMSMDTTTMQFDHLRTEGTIQESPEAYEKLILDGLNGDRTHFAHWEEVSNSWKYVDSIREAWDKDSENPAKYEAGTMGPDEADMLLEKLGHQWVWNPEK
- the argR gene encoding arginine repressor, which gives rise to MKKSERQMMIKQMVLNEEIGTQDDLLIRLKDKGLEATQATISRDIKELNLVKTPSSRGGTKYTIYQNNQLTIEDKLSSTLKEVVESITRVQFMNVVKTIPGNAHVVGALMDDIDFSEVVGTVAGNDTIMIISKDEEHATNMYQYLSKRANLLNR
- the trmL gene encoding tRNA (uridine(34)/cytosine(34)/5-carboxymethylaminomethyluridine(34)-2'-O)-methyltransferase TrmL, with product MPNHIVLYEPLIPANTGNISRTCAGTNTHLHLIKPLGFSTEDKQLKRAGLDYWNEVEITYHENLEAFIEYAKNGKFYLISKFANKVYSDEDFTDTTQDHFFIFGKETTGLPEAFMKEYEEDCLRIPMNDQHVRSLNLSNTANILIYEALRQQKFLNLELTHTYENDKLK
- the argS gene encoding arginine--tRNA ligase encodes the protein MDYKLLVAQSLHDVLKDQLELNEINQLLEKPKMVEHGDLAFPTFQLAKLFRKNPAQIAAELQDQVSSPIIEKVQTVGPYLNFFLKKDQVSQLVLKEILEQKEHYGAVNIGNGQNVPIDMSSPNIAKPMSMGHLRSTVIGNALSNILSRVGYNPVRINYLGDWGTQFGKLISAYKKWGTEEDVRANPIKELLRLYVLFHEEAEEHPELEDEGRAWFKKLEDGNEEAISLWTWFREESLAEFQKVYDRLNIQFDSYKGEAFYNDKMDSVVSLLDKKNLLTLNQGAHIVDLEKYNLNPALIKKSDGATLYMTRDLAAALYRKENYDFSQALYVVGQEQSNHFKQLKGVLTEMGYEWAENIHHIPFGLITKDGKKLSTRKGKVVLLEEVLNEASSLALQQIEDKNPSLENKEVVAEQVGVGAVVFHDLKNDRLNNFDFTIEEVVQFEGETGPYVQYTRARGLSILKKAEKESFSSSEQYSLTDSYSWEVVKLIQEFPETLIRAYKQYEPSIIAKHSIHLSQAFNKFYANVRVLDEHPEKESRLALVYAVTELLKQDLTILGVETPDKM
- a CDS encoding SDR family NAD(P)-dependent oxidoreductase, whose amino-acid sequence is MVLVSRNEEALKTLVEELEEKGQKAIYVKADVGVEEDVKRVAEEAIAAFGRFDTWVNNAGVSIFGHAIDVTIPDMKKVFDTVYWGVVYGSREAVNHFKKIEKNRVR
- a CDS encoding SDR family NAD(P)-dependent oxidoreductase produces the protein MEEKDLKIAHNMMKLKLKKLAEQVIVITGTSSGIGLATARMAADNGARLVLVWSSFHEMKKL
- the queG gene encoding tRNA epoxyqueuosine(34) reductase QueG yields the protein MTLALKEKIQLKAQEIGIDKIGFTHAEPFYDLEDKLHKQKEKGHTSGFEHDVIEERIYPDRIFSEPKSIIAIAVAYPSKMGTKPPRVKGERRGEFARASWGTDYHDVLRDRMDRLIEYIREETSSETEFKPMVDTGELVDVAVAQRAGLGFIGRNGLLITKEFGSYVYLGEIITNIEFDPDEEVAFGCGDCTRCVTACPTGALLGDGRMNAQKCLSFQTQTKGYMPKEYRRRMGHVIYGCDICQIVCPYNKGIDSHFHEEMEPEPEKTMPLLKPLLTISNKEFKETYGEMAGSWRGKKPLQRNAIIALANYRDRTAIPELLKVVDQDPRPMIRGTAAWAISMILKREANPDVIFFLEEALAKETDPETIEEFTTAIASMKENL
- a CDS encoding methyltransferase domain-containing protein, giving the protein MKKIEKSAHFLRENSALFQCPVCQDDFLEVNSHQMICIQGHSFNLSKKGTVHFLLKQPHNDYGSEMLKSRRIIAQDGLWHPMLQEVFQTVSKKDGVHLDVGCGEGSHLHHLHEMGLEGLKIGFDISKDAIQLAAALYTEAFWSVADLARSPFASNAYDTIFNILSPSNYSEFDRLLKKGGQVIKVIPSERYLIEVRELTGNDEKPYSNQDVVEKFFDHYPGAEKISIQYKHDLKPSLAPLLVEMTPLGWNAAEQIDLKGLKSVTVEMEILVGTKA